One genomic region from Prevotella sp. Rep29 encodes:
- a CDS encoding RNA polymerase sigma factor RpoD/SigA, which translates to MRQLKITKSITNRDSAALEKYLQEIGHEELLTVEEEVELAQRIRRGDHEALERLTKANLRFVVSVAKQYQNQGLSLADLINEGNLGLIKAAEKFDETRGFKFISYAVWWIRQSILQAIAEQSRIVRLPLNQVGSVNKINRELHRFEQENERRPSVNEIADRVDIPEDKIKEVLKVPNRHTSIDAPFSESDESSLLDILPNDDSPMADNELVAESLRNEITRTLQVLNDRERHIIEAFFGINQPEMTLEEIGEKFGLTRERVRQIKEKAIRRLRNSTKNKLLKSYLGQ; encoded by the coding sequence ATGAGACAACTGAAAATAACAAAGTCGATTACAAACCGCGACAGCGCAGCACTGGAGAAGTATCTCCAGGAAATCGGCCACGAAGAACTTCTCACTGTTGAAGAGGAAGTGGAGCTGGCTCAGCGCATCCGCCGTGGTGACCATGAAGCATTAGAACGTCTGACCAAAGCCAACTTACGTTTTGTCGTGTCAGTTGCCAAACAATATCAAAATCAAGGATTAAGCCTTGCAGACCTGATTAATGAAGGGAATTTGGGACTGATTAAGGCAGCCGAGAAATTTGACGAGACACGCGGTTTTAAATTTATTTCCTACGCAGTTTGGTGGATCAGGCAAAGCATATTGCAAGCGATAGCAGAACAAAGCCGCATCGTACGCCTCCCGCTTAACCAAGTGGGTTCCGTCAACAAAATCAACAGGGAATTGCATCGCTTCGAACAAGAGAACGAACGGCGACCAAGTGTCAACGAGATAGCAGACAGGGTCGATATTCCTGAGGATAAAATCAAGGAAGTTCTTAAGGTTCCCAATCGTCACACATCAATCGATGCACCATTCTCCGAAAGTGATGAAAGCAGCTTGCTGGACATCCTCCCTAATGACGATTCGCCAATGGCGGACAACGAGCTCGTTGCGGAATCTTTACGCAATGAAATCACCCGCACGCTTCAAGTGTTGAATGACAGGGAACGCCATATTATTGAGGCATTCTTCGGAATCAACCAGCCAGAGATGACATTGGAAGAAATCGGAGAGAAATTTGGATTGACGAGAGAGAGAGTGCGGCAGATCAAAGAAAAAGCAATCCGCCGTCTGCGAAACAGCACGAAAAACAAATTGCTGAAATCCTATTTGGGACAATAA
- the nrdD gene encoding anaerobic ribonucleoside-triphosphate reductase has translation MKNFSITKRDGSRDQFSLDKIMNAILKAFKSVDVPIDLGSISKIISHLDIFNDIKVEDIQNQVEVALMKEGYYDVAKSFMLYRQRHTEDRETMEKLNFLADYCDAKNAASGSKYDANANVEHKNIATLIGELPKSNFIRLNRRLLTNRIKKMYGKALADEYIDMLTHHFIYKNDETSLANYCASITMYPWLIGGTTSIGGNSTAPTNLKSFCGGFVNMVFMVSSMLSGACATPEFLMYLNYFIGMEYGKDYWKEPDKVVDLSVKQRTIDKMITDCFEQIVYTLNQPTGARNYQAVFWNVAYYDRYYFESIFGSFYFPDGSQPDWEGLSWLQKRFMKWFNAERTKTVLTFPVETMALLTKNGDVMDKEWGDFTAEMYAEGHSFFTYMSDNADSLSSCCRLRNEIQDNGFSYTLGAGGVSTGSKSVLTINLNRCIQYAVNKGQDYKEYLSHVIDLCHKVQLAYNENLKELQKNGMLPLFDAGYINIGRQYLTIGVNGMVEAAEFMGLKINDNPEYLAFVQEILGLIEKYNKEYRTKDVLFNCEMIPAENVGVKHAKWDREDGYFVPRDCYNSYFYVVEDDSLNIIDKFKLHGAPYIEHLTGGSALHMNLEEHLSKEQYRQLLRVAAQEGCNYFTFNIPNTICNDCGHIDKRYLKECPHCHSKNIDYMTRIIGYLKRVSNFSEARQQEEHRRYYAESTRLTE, from the coding sequence ATGAAAAACTTCTCCATTACGAAGCGTGACGGTTCGCGCGACCAGTTCTCTCTGGACAAAATTATGAATGCCATCCTGAAGGCATTCAAGTCTGTTGACGTGCCCATTGATTTGGGTTCTATATCTAAGATAATCAGTCATTTGGATATTTTCAATGACATAAAGGTTGAAGATATACAGAACCAAGTCGAAGTGGCTTTGATGAAGGAAGGCTATTATGACGTAGCCAAGTCATTCATGCTCTATCGTCAGCGCCACACGGAGGACAGGGAGACGATGGAGAAGTTGAACTTTTTGGCAGACTATTGCGATGCAAAGAATGCAGCCTCCGGTTCGAAGTATGATGCGAATGCAAATGTCGAACATAAAAATATTGCAACACTGATAGGTGAGTTACCCAAGTCAAACTTCATCAGATTGAATCGTCGGCTTCTGACCAATAGAATCAAGAAAATGTATGGAAAGGCACTTGCCGATGAGTATATTGACATGCTTACACATCATTTTATATATAAGAACGACGAGACGAGTCTTGCCAATTATTGCGCTTCCATCACCATGTATCCGTGGCTCATTGGCGGAACGACTTCGATTGGTGGCAATTCCACGGCACCCACTAACCTGAAGAGTTTCTGTGGTGGCTTTGTCAATATGGTGTTCATGGTTTCGAGCATGTTGAGCGGAGCTTGTGCCACACCTGAATTCCTGATGTATCTGAACTATTTCATCGGAATGGAATATGGCAAGGATTATTGGAAAGAACCCGATAAGGTTGTCGATCTGTCGGTAAAACAGCGGACGATAGACAAAATGATTACCGACTGTTTCGAGCAAATCGTCTATACGCTGAATCAACCGACCGGTGCGCGCAATTACCAGGCTGTATTCTGGAACGTGGCTTACTATGACCGCTATTATTTCGAGAGCATCTTCGGAAGTTTCTATTTCCCCGACGGCTCACAACCCGATTGGGAGGGACTTTCCTGGTTGCAGAAGCGGTTTATGAAGTGGTTTAACGCCGAGCGCACCAAGACGGTGCTCACTTTCCCAGTGGAAACAATGGCACTGCTGACGAAAAATGGCGACGTGATGGATAAAGAGTGGGGCGATTTCACGGCGGAGATGTACGCCGAAGGTCATTCGTTCTTCACTTATATGAGCGACAATGCCGATTCGCTTTCAAGCTGCTGCCGCCTGAGAAACGAGATTCAAGACAACGGATTCAGCTATACGCTCGGTGCGGGAGGCGTGTCAACGGGCTCGAAGAGCGTGCTGACCATCAACCTGAACCGCTGCATTCAATATGCAGTCAACAAAGGACAGGACTACAAGGAATACCTCTCACACGTCATCGACTTGTGCCACAAGGTGCAACTTGCATACAACGAAAACCTGAAAGAGTTGCAGAAGAACGGCATGTTGCCACTGTTCGATGCCGGATATATCAACATCGGCAGACAATATCTGACCATCGGTGTGAACGGAATGGTGGAAGCCGCAGAGTTTATGGGGCTGAAAATCAACGACAATCCCGAATACCTCGCATTCGTACAGGAGATTTTGGGACTTATCGAGAAATATAATAAGGAGTACAGGACAAAGGATGTGTTGTTCAACTGTGAGATGATTCCTGCAGAGAACGTAGGCGTGAAGCATGCGAAGTGGGACAGGGAAGATGGCTATTTCGTGCCACGCGACTGCTATAACAGCTATTTCTATGTCGTGGAGGACGATTCGCTGAACATTATCGACAAGTTCAAGTTGCATGGCGCGCCCTATATCGAGCACCTGACGGGCGGCTCGGCGCTCCACATGAACCTTGAGGAGCATCTTTCGAAGGAGCAATACCGCCAGTTGCTGAGAGTGGCAGCTCAGGAAGGGTGCAACTACTTCACGTTCAACATCCCGAACACCATCTGCAACGACTGCGGACACATCGACAAGCGCTATCTGAAAGAGTGTCCCCATTGCCATTCAAAAAACATCGACTATATGACGCGTATTATCGGCTACCTGAAACGTGTCAGCAACTTCTCCGAAGCCCGTCAGCAAGAGGAGCATCGCCGCTATTACGCTGAATCAACGCGACTGACGGAGTAG
- the coaW gene encoding type II pantothenate kinase: protein MGIVIGIDVGISTTKIVGIREMKVFSPLRISAIDPVTSLYGAFGKYLHDNKIDLKDIDCVMLTGVGSAYIDKPIYGLPTHKADEFVADGLGARFESKLDHIIVVSMGTGTSLVRCDGDDIRHIGGIGIGGGTLAGLSRVLLKTSDIKQVAALAMNGDIKNINLLIGDISANPLPGLPMNATASLFGNAAADASKEDIALGLIHMVLQSIGSASVLSALNSDVREFVLIGNMTLLPQCRDVFPLLERLYNVHFRIPKYSEFCTAIGAALFHLKSKQ, encoded by the coding sequence ATGGGAATTGTAATAGGCATTGATGTTGGTATCAGCACGACTAAGATTGTCGGCATCAGGGAAATGAAGGTGTTCTCGCCTTTGCGTATATCCGCAATAGACCCCGTTACGTCACTTTATGGGGCATTCGGGAAATATCTTCACGACAACAAGATTGACTTAAAGGACATTGATTGTGTGATGCTGACGGGAGTAGGCAGTGCATATATTGACAAACCTATTTACGGTCTTCCTACGCATAAGGCGGATGAGTTTGTTGCTGATGGTTTGGGAGCAAGGTTTGAATCAAAATTAGACCACATCATTGTTGTCAGCATGGGGACGGGTACTTCATTGGTCCGTTGTGATGGTGATGATATTCGACACATCGGAGGTATTGGAATTGGGGGAGGCACGTTGGCAGGTCTCTCCCGTGTCCTGTTGAAAACATCTGATATCAAACAAGTTGCAGCACTTGCCATGAATGGAGATATCAAGAATATCAATTTGCTTATCGGTGACATCAGCGCTAATCCCTTACCAGGACTCCCGATGAATGCGACTGCCTCGCTATTCGGAAATGCAGCGGCTGATGCCTCGAAAGAGGATATTGCGCTGGGACTGATACACATGGTGCTTCAAAGCATAGGAAGTGCGTCTGTTCTCTCCGCGCTTAACAGTGACGTCCGAGAGTTTGTGTTGATTGGCAATATGACATTATTACCGCAATGCCGTGATGTCTTTCCGCTGTTGGAAAGGCTATATAATGTTCATTTCCGCATACCGAAATATTCGGAGTTCTGCACGGCAATAGGTGCGGCGCTGTTCCATCTGAAGTCGAAGCAATAA
- the nrdG gene encoding anaerobic ribonucleoside-triphosphate reductase activating protein: protein MLKYVNTGIVFQEIPDEVTLAINISGCPCRCPGCHSQFLWGDIGEPLTEDALTHFIDEYGDDMTCIAFMGGDAEPERVDELARFLHDAFPKYKVAWYSGRIRIPKEVKKADFDYIKVGPYLRHLGSLREPTTNQRLYRRKADNTFEDITSRFWK from the coding sequence ATGCTGAAATACGTAAACACGGGCATCGTCTTTCAGGAAATACCCGATGAAGTGACGCTTGCCATCAACATATCCGGCTGTCCGTGTCGCTGCCCGGGTTGCCACAGCCAGTTTCTCTGGGGAGATATCGGTGAACCGCTGACGGAAGATGCGCTCACACACTTCATTGACGAATATGGTGACGACATGACCTGCATCGCTTTCATGGGAGGCGATGCAGAACCGGAGCGCGTGGACGAATTGGCACGATTTCTGCACGATGCCTTTCCCAAGTACAAAGTGGCGTGGTATAGCGGGCGCATCCGCATTCCGAAAGAGGTGAAAAAGGCTGATTTCGACTACATCAAGGTGGGACCATACCTACGACATCTTGGCAGTTTGCGGGAGCCCACAACCAACCAACGTCTATACCGCAGGAAGGCAGACAATACATTTGAAGACATCACCTCTCGTTTTTGGAAATGA
- a CDS encoding Do family serine endopeptidase codes for MKRISKYLGIALSVIAIAVATGAFIKANASSPVVAGQPVDLTYAAEKSLPAVVHIKYVQNSKTQTVEVQSDPFSDFFDPFGFFGNPRGNGGTQKRQIQTPKRTAMGSGVIISSDGYIVTNNHVVAGADELTVTLNDNREFSARIIGNDETTDLALIKIDGKNLPTLPVGDSDKLKVGEWVIAVGNPFGLNNTVTAGIVSAKARSIGANGVESFIQTDAAINQGNSGGALVNTRGELVGINAMIYSQTGSYAGYGFAIPTTIMNKVVDDLKKYGTVQRAILGIMGNDVHAYIDRQKEEGKEVDLGTHEGAYVDKVEDNSAAADAGIEKGDVIIALDGKKISKWAELTEAIAGKRPGDKVTVTFLHNKKKTEKTVTLKNTQGNTKVVKGADLDLLGANFREITNAQKEQLDIRHGLEVIKVNNGAMKNAGITKGFIIQTVNNQAVRTIEELQKAVKEASVSKEPVLYIQGIYPTGKKAYFAVSLEN; via the coding sequence ATGAAAAGAATTTCAAAGTATTTGGGAATTGCATTGAGCGTTATTGCCATTGCAGTTGCAACAGGAGCCTTCATTAAAGCAAACGCATCTTCTCCGGTGGTTGCCGGTCAGCCTGTTGATTTAACTTATGCTGCGGAGAAATCATTGCCCGCCGTTGTTCATATTAAATATGTACAGAACTCGAAAACTCAGACTGTAGAAGTGCAAAGTGATCCGTTCAGCGATTTCTTCGACCCGTTTGGATTTTTCGGTAATCCGCGAGGGAATGGAGGTACACAAAAACGCCAGATTCAAACACCGAAGCGCACAGCCATGGGTTCAGGTGTCATCATCTCTTCTGACGGCTACATTGTTACAAACAACCATGTCGTTGCAGGAGCAGACGAACTGACCGTCACGCTAAATGACAACCGCGAGTTCTCGGCACGTATCATAGGCAACGATGAGACGACCGACCTTGCCCTGATTAAGATTGACGGCAAAAACCTCCCCACCCTTCCCGTTGGAGACTCTGACAAGTTGAAGGTCGGAGAATGGGTCATTGCCGTAGGTAACCCCTTCGGTTTGAACAACACCGTCACTGCAGGCATCGTCAGTGCAAAGGCCCGTTCTATCGGAGCGAACGGCGTCGAGTCGTTTATTCAGACAGACGCTGCCATCAACCAAGGAAATTCGGGAGGTGCGTTGGTGAATACACGTGGTGAACTCGTCGGTATCAATGCCATGATCTATTCGCAGACAGGTTCATACGCCGGATACGGTTTTGCCATTCCGACCACTATTATGAATAAGGTGGTAGATGACTTGAAGAAATATGGAACCGTGCAACGTGCCATTCTCGGTATCATGGGTAATGATGTTCACGCCTACATCGACAGACAAAAGGAAGAAGGAAAAGAAGTTGATCTGGGCACGCATGAAGGTGCATACGTGGACAAAGTGGAAGACAACAGCGCTGCTGCTGATGCCGGAATTGAAAAAGGTGACGTGATAATCGCCCTCGACGGCAAAAAGATATCAAAATGGGCAGAACTTACTGAAGCCATCGCAGGAAAACGTCCTGGAGACAAGGTTACGGTAACCTTCCTGCACAACAAGAAAAAGACAGAAAAGACCGTCACACTCAAGAATACGCAAGGCAATACGAAGGTAGTGAAAGGTGCCGACCTCGACTTGCTGGGTGCAAACTTCCGTGAGATTACCAACGCCCAGAAAGAACAGCTCGACATCAGACATGGACTTGAAGTTATCAAGGTGAACAACGGTGCCATGAAAAATGCCGGAATTACCAAGGGCTTCATTATCCAGACCGTGAACAATCAGGCTGTACGTACGATAGAAGAACTGCAGAAAGCCGTCAAAGAGGCTTCGGTAAGCAAAGAGCCCGTGCTCTATATACAGGGTATTTATCCTACGGGAAAGAAGGCTTACTTTGCCGTTTCTTTGGAAAATTAG
- a CDS encoding S24/S26 family peptidase: MKLENAVFLPEVVKLLEEGHTVTLRLRGFSMRPFLEDNRDKALLTKPVNPKVGDPVLAEIEPKHFVLHRIIRIEGENVTLKGDGNLGVEHCKLKDVQGAVIGFYRKGRKTLDRTDGWKWRLYSWIWMRLSPIRRYLLGFYRRIWLKYFKPI, translated from the coding sequence ATCAAATTAGAGAATGCTGTTTTCCTTCCAGAGGTTGTAAAACTACTGGAGGAAGGACATACTGTAACGCTGCGGCTACGAGGATTCAGTATGCGTCCATTCCTTGAAGACAATCGGGACAAGGCTCTATTAACGAAACCAGTCAATCCAAAAGTTGGAGACCCAGTCCTTGCTGAAATAGAGCCCAAGCATTTTGTGCTCCACCGCATCATCAGGATAGAAGGAGAAAACGTGACGCTCAAAGGAGATGGTAATCTGGGGGTAGAACATTGCAAGTTGAAAGACGTGCAAGGTGCCGTTATCGGATTTTATCGAAAAGGCAGGAAAACATTAGACCGCACAGACGGATGGAAATGGCGTCTTTATTCCTGGATTTGGATGCGCCTCTCTCCCATTCGCCGCTATCTGCTTGGCTTCTATCGACGCATTTGGCTGAAATATTTTAAACCAATATAA
- a CDS encoding PqqD family protein, whose product MKTKEGFNLRSVCGESIIVAEGRENIDFSNIISMNESSAYLWTNVVGKEFSANDLVVLLTEQYDVDEETAFNDAQVLIQQWLEAGIIEE is encoded by the coding sequence ATGAAAACAAAAGAAGGATTTAATCTTCGCTCCGTTTGCGGCGAATCAATCATTGTTGCAGAAGGAAGAGAGAATATCGACTTCAGCAACATCATCAGCATGAACGAAAGTTCTGCTTATTTGTGGACAAATGTCGTGGGAAAGGAGTTCTCCGCAAATGATCTTGTCGTGCTTTTGACCGAACAATATGACGTCGATGAAGAAACCGCCTTTAACGATGCTCAGGTGCTCATCCAACAATGGCTTGAAGCAGGAATTATTGAAGAATAA